In a single window of the Oscarella lobularis chromosome 2, ooOscLobu1.1, whole genome shotgun sequence genome:
- the LOC136183956 gene encoding anaphase-promoting complex subunit 1-like isoform X1, whose protein sequence is MSTDLPAARLRLSRFRPLGDTRRTKATSGKSAHWSIVEDDADKSGPVEVYIDGKNVVVTNGLSDAARTVRTSYTVEEKVKKAFLCSFVNLDSNRFNSSSSVFRRELTRGLCIVHESSLRFHMRSGDRFDVPLSFTVASAFPLREGILIQRKDTNLLELFYLGHPADRLASVALTPPTSNAPPPPHSLISTCNDSSLVISYDSESKRHSIWQMREEVKSAVLGDSVSVKPKHETPSSFGDSTATFPPPSQGSLQSKSSIGRGHGSLVKEIFHRKWLLNQGGGSGGEVKSSTSPFFRLLDAPARLKSAASTTVCSEVETTVYTSNYGVTSSLAVDLVRIWTDEFESTRARRVFLCENLVGQAYVCLCCENETKLVEYTVREEEVSVQKQSILHVKDIVPLQNAKMTLVLQNDGRLCLYSGLDEICRVLCDDLSISRLLATARDNIIVETSNDDVYVGSFPSSALSSTSVDFCIKGLVDALDSSTAHSLLCQWQRIRLTNESSPRGFDDAMLFKLFCDFLLNCTGLKPKNVIGSDEMTIEDFLSSNSILNCGESRYLRCLPKTMTSKRKSPPPKTFCFDSTPLLSGCISTVIFALHLVHEEMRLNQLLKERRCTLAETLFILTTYWKWDSYSSYYKNLYPTLQTQQVNFERDSPICDPLYKDPPQIIAWLLDALDNLQEDAFPVIPRVNRTCIDVCILFSLLVFDQNKPTQPTLSNIIKPLGQSPINKDEILRDVNTVLQNLPGDLHSPAEQSLFFMASRRWTPDLLDMLPRGVASFLNDVLDRCRENPPACLPTQGYVLLGRDDLARQERVTTIQYRLLSHVTKGKQSPEVQQSSKAFDDFDGTEHLMDDEIVRVRFSQDRRIREVCRLLQSSKPVRIALEQKPEVSDHEFIELQEKRLFLVCQRTMSLPVARGMFTLGTTKPIITVPLSIPKLNLNGRAPPRDNTISLSNVETPPSMTNWPSFHNGVAAGLCIDPNMKEVSSAWIAYNMPSSAEVEISNEQAGFLLALGLNGHLKKLAVHHLHSYLSKAHEMTTIGLLIGLAAARRGTMDLEVTRILSVHIPALLPAGSTQLNVPSLAQVAALIGLGLVYQGSAHRHITQVLLADIGRPAGPELEHSNNRESYALAAGLALGMVTLGKGDTAMGLADLKLRDNLKLYMTGGGPEKMLYKEKPVCYKIHEGPGVNVHVTGPPAIVALGLMYLKTNDDVVGNWLKVPDSIFMLEFIRPDMLTLMTLCRGLILWDSVVPSSTWVNSHVPPIVARKSGDFARQQSSETKMLGEIRIHVIAGACMAIGMRFAGTSNKAAFDCLMERVKYFIKLSSSPSEANFAAEYCLDCSLLALALVMAGSGNLSVMRLIRQLHPRLNGPEIRYGSHMAVHMALGLLFLGGGQYSVSRTNGAIAALMCSLFPMFPTTSVDNRYHMQALRHFYVLACERRLLVTREVDTMKPCYVPITVTYKENTRVSLLAPCIIPPIEDMLEIALSSPRYLPRKLLGSEKLRELLHSGGSFLVQRRSGHRRYEDDPKGHHSLSTVFLKSEEEKKVSMSSEAALSAKSSGLLPRERWLINRLPVTGKFGVAGHPSKAALEQMMSATVKIKSKEEEENDLFCMWTKRAGTVS, encoded by the exons ATGTCAACCGATCTGCCCGCCGCTCGCCTTCGCCTAAGCCGTTTCAGGCCTCTAGGGGACACTAGACGCACGAAAGCAACATCG GGAAAATCAGCGCATTGGTccatcgtcgaagacgacgcggaCAAAAGCGGACCCGTCGAA GTCTATATAGACGGAAAGAACGTCGTTGTCACGAACGGCCTAAGCGACGCCGCGCGAACAGTGAGAACGTCGTATaccgtcgaagaaaaagtaaaaaag GCATTTCTCTGCTCTTTCGTCAATTTGGATTCAAATCGTTTCAATAGCTCGTCTTCtgtttttcgtcgagaacTGACTCGAGGCTTGTGCATCGTCCACGAGTCGTCCCTACGATTTCACATGCGTTCAGGCGACCGATTCGACGTACCGCTTTCGTTCACC GTCGCATCAGCATTTCCCCTAAGAGAGGGAATACTGATTCAACGCAAGGACACAAA TCTTCTCGAATTATTTTATCTTGGACATCCCGCTGATCGACTTGCGTCCGTCGCTCTGACTCCGCCAACATCaaacgcgccgccgccgccgcacaGTCTCATTTCAACGTGCAACGACTCGTCTCTCGTCATCAGCTACGACTCAGAGTCCAAACGACACTCAATCTGGCAAATGCGCGAAGAAGTCAaa TCGGCTGTCCTTGGTGATTCCGTTTCAGTCAAACCTAAACACGAAACCCCGTCTTCGTTTGGCGACAGCACGGCAACATTTCCGCCTCCGTCACAAGGCTCATTGCAATCAAAGTCATCCATTGGACGAGGCCACGGCTCTCTCGTAAAAGAGATTTTCCATCGAAAGTGGCTACTCAATCAAGGAGGCGGAAGTGGGGGAGAAGTGAAGAGCTCCACGTCGCCGTTTTTTCGCTTGTTGGACGCGCCAGCGCGTTTGAAATCCGCCGCATCGACGACAGTCTGTTCCGAAGTGGAGACGACGGTGTATACAAGCAACTacggcgtgacgtcatcgcttgCTGTTGATCTCGTGCGAATTTGGACGGATGagttcgaatcgacgagagcaCG gcgcgtttttctttgtgaGAATCTTGTTGGGCAGGCGTACGTTTGTTTGTGTTGCGAGAATGAGACGAA gCTTGTTGAGTACACGGTGCGCGAAGAGGAAGTGTCCGTTCAAAAGCAGAGCATACTGCACGTCAAAGACATCGTTCCTCTACag AATGCAAAGATGACGTTAGTGCTTCAAAACGACGGACGTCTTTGTCTCTACAGCGGACTTGACGAG ATATGTCGCGTTTTATGTGACGATCTCTCAATCAGTCGTCTCCTCGCAACAGCTCGCGATAACAttatcgtcgaaacgagcaacgatgacgtctaCGTAGGCTCATTTCCGTCGTCCGCCTTATCATCAACATCCG TGGATTTCTGCATCAAGGGTCTCGTGGATGCGCTCGATTCTTCAACGGCTCACAGTCTTCTTTGCCAATGGCAACGAATCCGTCTGACCAATGAATCGTCGCCTCGAGGTTTTGATGACGCAATGCTGTTTAAACTCTTctgcgattttcttctcaattGCACCGGATTGAAGCCG AAGAACGTCATTGGGTCTGATGAAATGACCATAGAG gattttttgtcttcgaaTTCAATTCTAAATTGTGGCGAATCGCGTTATCTTCGCTGTCTTCcgaaaacgatgacgtcaaagcgaaAAAGTCCTCCTCCGAAGACGTTCTG CTTTGACTCGACGCCTCTTTTGTCAGGTTGCATTTCCACTGTAATCTTCGCCCTTCATCTCGTTCACGAA GAAATGCGACTCAATCAACTCTtaaaagaacgacgatgTACCCTAGCCGAAACTCTATTCATTTTGACGACGTATTGGAAGTGGGATTCGTACAGTTCATACTACAAGAACCTCTATCCGACTTTGCAAACTCAGCAagtgaacttcgaacgcgatTCAC CTATTTGCGATCCGTTGTACAAAGATCCGCCGCAGATTATCGCTTGGCTTCTTGACGCATTGGATAACTTACAG gagGATGCCTTTCCGGTCATTCCTCGCGTTAATCGAACGTGCATCGACGTCTGTATC CTCTTCAGCCTTCTCGTCTTTGATCAGAATAAGCCAACTCAGCCAACTCTTTCCAACATCATCAAACCCTTAGGACAAAGTCCAATCAATAAGGATGAGATCCTACGTGACGTAAACACTGTCCTACAAAA TCTCCCCGGCGATCTTCACAGCCCCGCGGAACAGTCCCTCTTCTTTATGGCGTCCCGACGCTGGACGCCCGATCTTCTCGACATGCTACCTCGCGGCGTCGCTTCGTTCCTaaacgacgttctcgatcgCTGTCGAGAAAACCCGCCCGCCTGTCTACCGACACAAGGCTACGTTTTACTCGGTCGAGACGACTTGGCTCGTCAGGAGCGAGTGACGACGATCCAATACCGATTACTCTCACACGTCACTAAAGGCAAACAGTCACCAGAAGTCCAGCAGTCATCAAAG GCGTTCGATGATTTTGACGGGACAGAGCATCTTATGGACGACGAA attgttCGAGTTCGGTTCAGTCAAGATCGTCGCATACGCGAAGTGTGTCGTCTCTTGCAGTCGTCAAAACCGGTTCGAATCGCGCTGGAACAGAAACCCGAAGTCAG TGATCACGAATTCATCGAACTtcaagaaaaacgtctctttctcgtctgcCAGCGAACGATGTCTCTACCCGTTGCTAG AGGCATGTTCACTCTCGGAACAACTAAACCCATTATAACCGTACCCCTATCGATCCCCAAATTGAATCTAAACGGCCGTGCGCCGCCTCGCGACAATACAATATCGCTGAGCAACGTTGAAACGCCGCCCAGTATGACAAACTGGCCGAGCTTTCACAACGGCGTCGCTGCGGGACTCTGCATTGATCCCAACATGAAAGAA GTAAGCTCGGCGTGGATTGCCTACAATATGCCGTCGTCTGCCGAAGTCGAAATCAGTAACGAACAGGCTGGATTCCTTCTCGCTCTCGGTCTAAACGGTCATCTGAAGAAATTAGCTGTTCATCATCTGCATTCGTACTTGTCGAAG GCTCACGAAATGACGACTATTGGTCTTCTCATTGGTCTCGCAGCCGCCAG GCGTGGGACAATGGATTTAGAAGTGACGCGGATTCTAAGCGTTCACATACCCGCCTTATTGCCCGCCGGATCGACTCAACTCAACGTTCCCAGTCTCGCTCAAGTGGCGGCTCTCATAGGCCTAGGTCTCGTCTATCAGGGTTCCGCTCATCGTCACATCACTCAAGTCTTACTCGCTGATATCG GACGTCCGGCTGGGCCGGAACTCGAGCATTCGAACAATCGGGAGTCGTACGCTTTGGCGGCGGGACTCGCTCTGGGAATGGTTACACTTGGG AAAGGCGATACGGCAATGGGGCTGGCCGATCTGAAACTACGCGACAATTTGAAACTATACATGACTGGAGGCGGGccagaaaaa ATGCTTTATAAGGAAAAGCCGGTCTGCTATAAAATCCAC GAAGGACCCGGTGTAAATGTTCACGTTACTGGTCCCCCAGCCATCGTTGCTTTAGGACTAATGTACTtgaaaacgaacgacga TGTGGTCGGAAATTGGCTCAAAGTGCCGGACAGTATTTTCATGTTGGAATTTATCCGACCCGACATGTTGACGTTGATG ACGCTCTGTCGTGGTTTGATTTTATGGGACAGCGTCGTTCCATCGTCTACGTGGGTGAACAGCCACGTTCCGCCG ATCGTAGCCAGAAAATCGGGCGATTTCGCTCGCCAACAATCGTCCGAAACAAAGATGCTGGG CGAGATCAGGATTCACGTCATAGCGGGTGCATGCATGGCAATAGGAATGCGATTTGCTGGCACATCGAACAAAGCGGCATTTGACTGTCTC ATGGAACGTGTGAAATATTTCATAAAACTGTCGTCTTCTCCGTCAGAG GCGAATTTTGCTGCTGAATACTGCCTAGACTGCAGCCTTCTAGCTCTGGCTCTG gttATGGCAGGTTCCGGCAACTTGAGCGTCATGCGACTTATCCGACAGCTTCATCCTCGCCTCAACGGACCGGAAATTCGATACGGTTCCCACATGGCCGTCCACATGGCTCTCGGCCTGCTCTTTCTCGGAGGCGGCCA GTACTCCGTCAGTCGAACCAATGGGGCTATAGCCGCACTCATGTGCTCTCTCTTTCCCATGTTTCCAACGACGAGTGTAGACAATAG GTATCACATGCAAGCGCTTCGTCATTTCTACGTCTTGGCGTGCGAACGAAGGCTTCTCGTAACGAGAGAAGTCGACACAATGAAACCGTGCTACGTGCCAATCACTGTCACGTACAAA GAAAATACGCGCGTCTCGTTATTAGCTCCTTGCATCATTCCACCTATTGAAGATATGCTGGAG ATTGCTCTGTCAAGTCCCCGTTATCTTCCACGAAAATTACTAGGCAGTGAGAAATTAAG GGAACTTTTGCATTCCGGCGGATCTTTTTTGGTTCAACGACGGTCAGGGCATCGTCGTTACGAAGATGATCCCAAGGGTCACCATAGCCTTTCGACAGTGTTTTTGAAAtcagaggaagaaaagaag GTGTCTATGTCAAGTGAGGCCGCCCTGTCAGCCAAGAGCtccggtttacttccg AGGGAACGATGGTTGATTAACCGTTTGCCGGTTACAGGAAAATTCGGCGTCGCTGGTCATCCGAGTAAAGCTGCTCTTGAGCAAATG ATGAGCGCTACAgtgaaaataaaatcaaaagaagaagaggagaatgATTTATTTTGTATGTGGACCAAGCGAGCTGGAACAGTTTCATAG
- the LOC136183956 gene encoding anaphase-promoting complex subunit 1-like isoform X2, with protein MRSGDRFDVPLSFTVASAFPLREGILIQRKDTNLLELFYLGHPADRLASVALTPPTSNAPPPPHSLISTCNDSSLVISYDSESKRHSIWQMREEVKSAVLGDSVSVKPKHETPSSFGDSTATFPPPSQGSLQSKSSIGRGHGSLVKEIFHRKWLLNQGGGSGGEVKSSTSPFFRLLDAPARLKSAASTTVCSEVETTVYTSNYGVTSSLAVDLVRIWTDEFESTRARRVFLCENLVGQAYVCLCCENETKLVEYTVREEEVSVQKQSILHVKDIVPLQNAKMTLVLQNDGRLCLYSGLDEICRVLCDDLSISRLLATARDNIIVETSNDDVYVGSFPSSALSSTSVDFCIKGLVDALDSSTAHSLLCQWQRIRLTNESSPRGFDDAMLFKLFCDFLLNCTGLKPKNVIGSDEMTIEDFLSSNSILNCGESRYLRCLPKTMTSKRKSPPPKTFCFDSTPLLSGCISTVIFALHLVHEEMRLNQLLKERRCTLAETLFILTTYWKWDSYSSYYKNLYPTLQTQQVNFERDSPICDPLYKDPPQIIAWLLDALDNLQEDAFPVIPRVNRTCIDVCILFSLLVFDQNKPTQPTLSNIIKPLGQSPINKDEILRDVNTVLQNLPGDLHSPAEQSLFFMASRRWTPDLLDMLPRGVASFLNDVLDRCRENPPACLPTQGYVLLGRDDLARQERVTTIQYRLLSHVTKGKQSPEVQQSSKAFDDFDGTEHLMDDEIVRVRFSQDRRIREVCRLLQSSKPVRIALEQKPEVSDHEFIELQEKRLFLVCQRTMSLPVARGMFTLGTTKPIITVPLSIPKLNLNGRAPPRDNTISLSNVETPPSMTNWPSFHNGVAAGLCIDPNMKEVSSAWIAYNMPSSAEVEISNEQAGFLLALGLNGHLKKLAVHHLHSYLSKAHEMTTIGLLIGLAAARRGTMDLEVTRILSVHIPALLPAGSTQLNVPSLAQVAALIGLGLVYQGSAHRHITQVLLADIGRPAGPELEHSNNRESYALAAGLALGMVTLGKGDTAMGLADLKLRDNLKLYMTGGGPEKMLYKEKPVCYKIHEGPGVNVHVTGPPAIVALGLMYLKTNDDVVGNWLKVPDSIFMLEFIRPDMLTLMTLCRGLILWDSVVPSSTWVNSHVPPIVARKSGDFARQQSSETKMLGEIRIHVIAGACMAIGMRFAGTSNKAAFDCLMERVKYFIKLSSSPSEANFAAEYCLDCSLLALALVMAGSGNLSVMRLIRQLHPRLNGPEIRYGSHMAVHMALGLLFLGGGQYSVSRTNGAIAALMCSLFPMFPTTSVDNRYHMQALRHFYVLACERRLLVTREVDTMKPCYVPITVTYKENTRVSLLAPCIIPPIEDMLEIALSSPRYLPRKLLGSEKLRELLHSGGSFLVQRRSGHRRYEDDPKGHHSLSTVFLKSEEEKKVSMSSEAALSAKSSGLLPRERWLINRLPVTGKFGVAGHPSKAALEQMMSATVKIKSKEEEENDLFCMWTKRAGTVS; from the exons ATGCGTTCAGGCGACCGATTCGACGTACCGCTTTCGTTCACC GTCGCATCAGCATTTCCCCTAAGAGAGGGAATACTGATTCAACGCAAGGACACAAA TCTTCTCGAATTATTTTATCTTGGACATCCCGCTGATCGACTTGCGTCCGTCGCTCTGACTCCGCCAACATCaaacgcgccgccgccgccgcacaGTCTCATTTCAACGTGCAACGACTCGTCTCTCGTCATCAGCTACGACTCAGAGTCCAAACGACACTCAATCTGGCAAATGCGCGAAGAAGTCAaa TCGGCTGTCCTTGGTGATTCCGTTTCAGTCAAACCTAAACACGAAACCCCGTCTTCGTTTGGCGACAGCACGGCAACATTTCCGCCTCCGTCACAAGGCTCATTGCAATCAAAGTCATCCATTGGACGAGGCCACGGCTCTCTCGTAAAAGAGATTTTCCATCGAAAGTGGCTACTCAATCAAGGAGGCGGAAGTGGGGGAGAAGTGAAGAGCTCCACGTCGCCGTTTTTTCGCTTGTTGGACGCGCCAGCGCGTTTGAAATCCGCCGCATCGACGACAGTCTGTTCCGAAGTGGAGACGACGGTGTATACAAGCAACTacggcgtgacgtcatcgcttgCTGTTGATCTCGTGCGAATTTGGACGGATGagttcgaatcgacgagagcaCG gcgcgtttttctttgtgaGAATCTTGTTGGGCAGGCGTACGTTTGTTTGTGTTGCGAGAATGAGACGAA gCTTGTTGAGTACACGGTGCGCGAAGAGGAAGTGTCCGTTCAAAAGCAGAGCATACTGCACGTCAAAGACATCGTTCCTCTACag AATGCAAAGATGACGTTAGTGCTTCAAAACGACGGACGTCTTTGTCTCTACAGCGGACTTGACGAG ATATGTCGCGTTTTATGTGACGATCTCTCAATCAGTCGTCTCCTCGCAACAGCTCGCGATAACAttatcgtcgaaacgagcaacgatgacgtctaCGTAGGCTCATTTCCGTCGTCCGCCTTATCATCAACATCCG TGGATTTCTGCATCAAGGGTCTCGTGGATGCGCTCGATTCTTCAACGGCTCACAGTCTTCTTTGCCAATGGCAACGAATCCGTCTGACCAATGAATCGTCGCCTCGAGGTTTTGATGACGCAATGCTGTTTAAACTCTTctgcgattttcttctcaattGCACCGGATTGAAGCCG AAGAACGTCATTGGGTCTGATGAAATGACCATAGAG gattttttgtcttcgaaTTCAATTCTAAATTGTGGCGAATCGCGTTATCTTCGCTGTCTTCcgaaaacgatgacgtcaaagcgaaAAAGTCCTCCTCCGAAGACGTTCTG CTTTGACTCGACGCCTCTTTTGTCAGGTTGCATTTCCACTGTAATCTTCGCCCTTCATCTCGTTCACGAA GAAATGCGACTCAATCAACTCTtaaaagaacgacgatgTACCCTAGCCGAAACTCTATTCATTTTGACGACGTATTGGAAGTGGGATTCGTACAGTTCATACTACAAGAACCTCTATCCGACTTTGCAAACTCAGCAagtgaacttcgaacgcgatTCAC CTATTTGCGATCCGTTGTACAAAGATCCGCCGCAGATTATCGCTTGGCTTCTTGACGCATTGGATAACTTACAG gagGATGCCTTTCCGGTCATTCCTCGCGTTAATCGAACGTGCATCGACGTCTGTATC CTCTTCAGCCTTCTCGTCTTTGATCAGAATAAGCCAACTCAGCCAACTCTTTCCAACATCATCAAACCCTTAGGACAAAGTCCAATCAATAAGGATGAGATCCTACGTGACGTAAACACTGTCCTACAAAA TCTCCCCGGCGATCTTCACAGCCCCGCGGAACAGTCCCTCTTCTTTATGGCGTCCCGACGCTGGACGCCCGATCTTCTCGACATGCTACCTCGCGGCGTCGCTTCGTTCCTaaacgacgttctcgatcgCTGTCGAGAAAACCCGCCCGCCTGTCTACCGACACAAGGCTACGTTTTACTCGGTCGAGACGACTTGGCTCGTCAGGAGCGAGTGACGACGATCCAATACCGATTACTCTCACACGTCACTAAAGGCAAACAGTCACCAGAAGTCCAGCAGTCATCAAAG GCGTTCGATGATTTTGACGGGACAGAGCATCTTATGGACGACGAA attgttCGAGTTCGGTTCAGTCAAGATCGTCGCATACGCGAAGTGTGTCGTCTCTTGCAGTCGTCAAAACCGGTTCGAATCGCGCTGGAACAGAAACCCGAAGTCAG TGATCACGAATTCATCGAACTtcaagaaaaacgtctctttctcgtctgcCAGCGAACGATGTCTCTACCCGTTGCTAG AGGCATGTTCACTCTCGGAACAACTAAACCCATTATAACCGTACCCCTATCGATCCCCAAATTGAATCTAAACGGCCGTGCGCCGCCTCGCGACAATACAATATCGCTGAGCAACGTTGAAACGCCGCCCAGTATGACAAACTGGCCGAGCTTTCACAACGGCGTCGCTGCGGGACTCTGCATTGATCCCAACATGAAAGAA GTAAGCTCGGCGTGGATTGCCTACAATATGCCGTCGTCTGCCGAAGTCGAAATCAGTAACGAACAGGCTGGATTCCTTCTCGCTCTCGGTCTAAACGGTCATCTGAAGAAATTAGCTGTTCATCATCTGCATTCGTACTTGTCGAAG GCTCACGAAATGACGACTATTGGTCTTCTCATTGGTCTCGCAGCCGCCAG GCGTGGGACAATGGATTTAGAAGTGACGCGGATTCTAAGCGTTCACATACCCGCCTTATTGCCCGCCGGATCGACTCAACTCAACGTTCCCAGTCTCGCTCAAGTGGCGGCTCTCATAGGCCTAGGTCTCGTCTATCAGGGTTCCGCTCATCGTCACATCACTCAAGTCTTACTCGCTGATATCG GACGTCCGGCTGGGCCGGAACTCGAGCATTCGAACAATCGGGAGTCGTACGCTTTGGCGGCGGGACTCGCTCTGGGAATGGTTACACTTGGG AAAGGCGATACGGCAATGGGGCTGGCCGATCTGAAACTACGCGACAATTTGAAACTATACATGACTGGAGGCGGGccagaaaaa ATGCTTTATAAGGAAAAGCCGGTCTGCTATAAAATCCAC GAAGGACCCGGTGTAAATGTTCACGTTACTGGTCCCCCAGCCATCGTTGCTTTAGGACTAATGTACTtgaaaacgaacgacga TGTGGTCGGAAATTGGCTCAAAGTGCCGGACAGTATTTTCATGTTGGAATTTATCCGACCCGACATGTTGACGTTGATG ACGCTCTGTCGTGGTTTGATTTTATGGGACAGCGTCGTTCCATCGTCTACGTGGGTGAACAGCCACGTTCCGCCG ATCGTAGCCAGAAAATCGGGCGATTTCGCTCGCCAACAATCGTCCGAAACAAAGATGCTGGG CGAGATCAGGATTCACGTCATAGCGGGTGCATGCATGGCAATAGGAATGCGATTTGCTGGCACATCGAACAAAGCGGCATTTGACTGTCTC ATGGAACGTGTGAAATATTTCATAAAACTGTCGTCTTCTCCGTCAGAG GCGAATTTTGCTGCTGAATACTGCCTAGACTGCAGCCTTCTAGCTCTGGCTCTG gttATGGCAGGTTCCGGCAACTTGAGCGTCATGCGACTTATCCGACAGCTTCATCCTCGCCTCAACGGACCGGAAATTCGATACGGTTCCCACATGGCCGTCCACATGGCTCTCGGCCTGCTCTTTCTCGGAGGCGGCCA GTACTCCGTCAGTCGAACCAATGGGGCTATAGCCGCACTCATGTGCTCTCTCTTTCCCATGTTTCCAACGACGAGTGTAGACAATAG GTATCACATGCAAGCGCTTCGTCATTTCTACGTCTTGGCGTGCGAACGAAGGCTTCTCGTAACGAGAGAAGTCGACACAATGAAACCGTGCTACGTGCCAATCACTGTCACGTACAAA GAAAATACGCGCGTCTCGTTATTAGCTCCTTGCATCATTCCACCTATTGAAGATATGCTGGAG ATTGCTCTGTCAAGTCCCCGTTATCTTCCACGAAAATTACTAGGCAGTGAGAAATTAAG GGAACTTTTGCATTCCGGCGGATCTTTTTTGGTTCAACGACGGTCAGGGCATCGTCGTTACGAAGATGATCCCAAGGGTCACCATAGCCTTTCGACAGTGTTTTTGAAAtcagaggaagaaaagaag GTGTCTATGTCAAGTGAGGCCGCCCTGTCAGCCAAGAGCtccggtttacttccg AGGGAACGATGGTTGATTAACCGTTTGCCGGTTACAGGAAAATTCGGCGTCGCTGGTCATCCGAGTAAAGCTGCTCTTGAGCAAATG ATGAGCGCTACAgtgaaaataaaatcaaaagaagaagaggagaatgATTTATTTTGTATGTGGACCAAGCGAGCTGGAACAGTTTCATAG
- the LOC136183958 gene encoding growth arrest-specific protein 2-like, with protein MTSMNEESYSRKEFEAVAEWLKKTIDVDIETSDFMNVLRNGVALCFLVEKVHESYRKLREADEPCTVTLSPMPKKYHKRDQADKRPSFARDNVAAFLTLCRELGVGEDVRFEANDLVSPSRGSERRAVVQTLFDFSLLAAKCGLDSPNLDRFDEEEDEVEETPIGDVKEGEVSPPVDVKEGEIAPLVHKESPLPVAPSGNAKRRDSKVKAKAKKSAPTPVKVDVAVRGVVKAVGYEHSVVKDKDKGEGYYIIQPGDKRAFVRVLRSCIMVKVGGGWSPLETYLLKRKRTAVKISDIDSREPISTATGGEIVQSEKEKHGGVSGEKVAQTQTSTPRRSLRIPSKPLASALLKKGDVGSAKRSKISQFDSSASTSSPKGKSSPRERRGVKRRAPERNETKNQPAKRKTRSEQKKNA; from the exons ATGACGTCTATGAACGAAGAATCCTATTCCCGAAAGGAATTCGAAGCCGTAGCCGAATGGCTCAAGAAaacaatcgacgtcgacatcgaaACGAGCGATTTCATGAACGTCCTacgaaacggcgtcgccCTGTGCTTCCTCGTCGAAAAAGTCCACGAATCGTATCGAAAACTACGCGAAGCGGACGAACCGTGCACCGTCACGCTCTCGCCAATGCCTAAAAAGTACCACAAGCGCGACCAAGCGGACAAGCGTCCCTCATTCGCTCGCGACAACGTCGCCGCGTTTCTCACGCTTTGTCGCGAATTGGGCGTAGGCGAAgacgttcgtttcgaagcgaacgatCTCGTTAGTCCGTCGCGCGGCAgcgaacgacgcgccgtcgtTCAGACgctcttcgatttctcgctACTCGCCGCGAAGTGCGGACTCGATTCGCCGAATCTCGATCGATTcgatgaagaggaggacgaagtGGAGGAAACTCCTAttggtgacgtcaaggaAGGCGAAGTTTCGCCTCCTGTTGATGTCAAAGAAGGCGAAATCGCGCCTCTTGTCCATAAGGAAAGCCCGCTTCCGGTCGCTCCTAGCGGGAATGCGAAGAGGCGTGACAGTAAAGTGAaagcgaaggcgaagaaatcCGCGCCAACGCCGGTCAAAGttgacgtcgccgtgcgcggcgtcgtcaaagcgGTCGGGTACGAGCACTCGGTCGTAAAAGATAAGGATAAGGGAGAAGGATACTATATTATTCAGCCTGGCGATAAGCGAGCCTTTGTTCGG GTGCTTCGATCTTGTATTATGGTGAAGGTCGGAGGTGGGTGGAGTCCTCTTGAGACCTATCTTCTGAAGAGGAAGCGCACCGCTGTGAAGA TTTCTGATATTGACTCTCGTGAACCGATCAGCACTGCTACCGGCGGGGAAATAGTTCagtcagaaaaagaaaaacacgGTGGGGTTTCCGGGGAAAAGGTAGCCCAAACGCAGACGTCAACTCCGAGAAGAAGTCTTAGAATTCCTTCGAAGCCGCTTGCGAGTGCTTTGTTGAAAAAAGGCGATGTGGGCTCAGCGAAGA GAAGCAAGATCTCGCAGTTCGATTCTAGTGCCAGTACGTCGTCTCCTAAAGgcaagtcgtcgccgcgcgagAGACGCGGCGTAAAGAGGAGAGCGCCTGAGAGAAATGAGACTAAAAACCAGCCcgccaaaagaaaaactcgaagcgagcagaagaagaacgccTGA